The DNA sequence GAAAACATGCAACAACTCTCGGTGTATAAAGACGCAGTCGCAGAAATCATGACCTTCTTCTACGGGAAAGTTGCAGAACTGACGAACTTCGGGCTCAGCCTCGATCAGATTATTGTGGACCCGGGAATAGGCTTTGCAAAGACTCCTGAGACAAACATTGACCTTGTCAGGCACATTTCCTCGTTGAACATGGGGCTTGACTTACTCGTGGGAACTTCTCGGAAGAGTTTCATGAAAAAGATATCCGGCACCGAACCCGAAAGAAGGCTTTACGGAACACTTGCGTCTTCAATATACTTAATGGAGCACGGGGTTAACATTTTAAGGCTTCACGATGTATCAGCGAATCGAGAAGCCCTGAAAAACTACAGCATGATTTCTGGTTACTGATGATCCAGTGATTCTTTCCTTGCGCAATCTGAACATAGCCCGGACATTATTAGAGTCGCACTCTCGACTTTCCTGTCTCCAAGCAGTTCCGATGTTTTGATACTCTCCGGGTCAAGCTGGACGTCCTCTATCTTCCCGCATTTCCTGCACACAAGATTTCCATGGAACTCAAGGTTCGTCTCAAACCATGTCTGTCCGTCAGCTTCAAAAGACGTAATGGCTCCAGAATTCTTCAGAACTCTTAGCACATTATATACTGTTGCCTGCGTTATGGTTGTTTCGACCTTCTTTACATTCCTGTACACATCTTCGGCAGTGAAATGGCCCGGCTGGCGATTCAGGTAATCAATCACGCCGATCCTCTGAGGTGTTATTTTATACTTGGATTTCTTCAGAGACTGTATATATTCCTCTTTCTTCATTTTGAATGTATTTTGGTAAACCTAATAAGCTTTATCACTTAATAGTAAGGTGCGTTTGTTTAACTGGAATAAATAGATTGCCTTTCAGCGCTATTTTCAAATATCCCGCGCAAATTCCATACAGAATGGTTCAAAAGTGGGTGGCATGAAACTTTTTGGAATAACAGCACCTTCAACAGGGTCTGGGAAAACCAGCGTTACACTTGGAATCCTGAGCAACCTTAAAAATGCCACTTCCTTCAAGATCGGGCCTGACTACATCGACCCGATGCTCTCTTCTTCCATAACGGGAAATCAGACACACAACCTGGACAGGTGGATACAGGGAAGGCATTTCAGGAAAGCTCTTGAACTTGCCTCGTCTAAGTTCGATTATGGAGTTGTGGAAGGTGTGATGGGCCTGCATGATTCAGGCATGGACATGGACCTCAGCACATATTTCTATTTCAGGGCGCTGAAGATTCCATATATACTGGTAATTGATGTTTCAAAACTCGCCGAATCAGCTTATTACATGGCTTCAGGTTTTTTAGGAAAGTTAGCACTAGGAGTTATCATCAACAACTACTATTCAGAGAAGCACCTCCAGATGGTTTCAAAACCTTTCCTGGAACACAACGTGAAGATTATCGGTGCCATCCCGCACAGTGAAGACTTATCCATACCCGAAAGGCACCTGGGACTGTTCATGGTAAACGAGGTAGAAAATCTTTCTGGCAAGGCAAGGGAGATTGGAAGGCATATCAACATGGACTTCCTTGACAGTGTGCCTGACGTCCATTATCCTGTACTTAAAAGCGAAATACCGGAAAAGGGTTCGTCCAGCATCTGGATTGCACGGGATGGCGCTTTCAGTTTTTACTACGGATCAACCATGGAATTCCTAGAAAGACTGGGGGAGATAAACTACTTCTCCCCTGTCAGCGGTGAAGTACCGGAAAATCCTGATTTTGTTTATTTTGGAGGAGGGTACCCGGAACTATATGCAAAAAGCCTTTCAGAGGCATCCAAACTTCGATCAAGCATCCGGGATGTTTCAGAATCCGGCATACCTGTGATTGGAGAATGCGGAGGATTGATGTATC is a window from the Thermoplasmatales archaeon genome containing:
- a CDS encoding ferric uptake regulator; the encoded protein is MKKEEYIQSLKKSKYKITPQRIGVIDYLNRQPGHFTAEDVYRNVKKVETTITQATVYNVLRVLKNSGAITSFEADGQTWFETNLEFHGNLVCRKCGKIEDVQLDPESIKTSELLGDRKVESATLIMSGLCSDCARKESLDHQ
- a CDS encoding cobyrinic acid a,c-diamide synthase is translated as MKLFGITAPSTGSGKTSVTLGILSNLKNATSFKIGPDYIDPMLSSSITGNQTHNLDRWIQGRHFRKALELASSKFDYGVVEGVMGLHDSGMDMDLSTYFYFRALKIPYILVIDVSKLAESAYYMASGFLGKLALGVIINNYYSEKHLQMVSKPFLEHNVKIIGAIPHSEDLSIPERHLGLFMVNEVENLSGKAREIGRHINMDFLDSVPDVHYPVLKSEIPEKGSSSIWIARDGAFSFYYGSTMEFLERLGEINYFSPVSGEVPENPDFVYFGGGYPELYAKSLSEASKLRSSIRDVSESGIPVIGECGGLMYLESNLSVEGRDYAMSGVFSGSAEMTGHLTLGYTELYVVKDNPLFSMGETVYGHEYHYSNISDSTEKTMKNLRGRGIDGMDGMVSRNTLGSYTHIDFLRYGKRVRKLVKPRL